The DNA segment tacagctgaaccaaaattaccgttttgccctgtagttacatctaactccttacaataagtcatagtccaactatgaccaagtccctctcgagccaggagaggatatagccactatgttcaagctccaaaatcagcccttaaggaagcaatttatctacttacccctgcatcggggaaggagtgaatttcgtctcatatagctgtgttcccagctccccagttagacaaatccctaaaatggtaggcttattgagttggcaatctggccactctcacccgtacAAATCAAAGGTCTGCTTTCATaagtaagagttcacaactcactcaggattcaggtcatgtcacctatggtcatcctagtgaaatgtaagtctttattattaatgacattatataaagagattaatcatttcgtggtccggacaaatacaaactctttgtataggataccctcactcacatgtctctacatgagtgatcaggatcaaatcatttgtagaactttacaacacttgtaatacctacaaagcgggttacatctgtagtgtcaccagaataaggtacccagccttatccatctactatagactgtttaggttattatttaaacaagattcacttgtatgtctctatatacttgtttaaattatataaaataacttaggatcttagtttattggattgagtatatgtttataaaataacacttattttattaacaacaatatgtttatacaaagtttacaaactacaagattacaaggagatttaggacaccaatcccaacatttacatacatgttcaagttacagaagataatctcggatgttagtttattggttttgtgggttaatgttactaaatgtcgaataaaatgcctcaaattttattaaataaataaatcgtttgtacattacaattacaaattatagaacccacaagatttagtacatcaaccctaacaaaggtgacccgctctgataccaattgaaaaagtGCTAGGCTGACTCGCCACTTGATATACGGATGTTAAACCGAAAGCATGACAACAAGtgtaacaacaaaaataaagcCCAGGAAAGGCACAACAGTTGGTAATCCAATTCGGTGATAAACACCTACATCTGGGGGGGCAAAAAGTCCAAGAAagtaatccactaatattaaaagGTTAAGTAATTTATAACATAGTACTTATCTATAATATACCAACCACTACAATGGCTCACATACAGCTTAACTCACACTACActaggctccccctagatgtgagactccctctcaacaaaacttaggctccccctaagtatgTTAATATTAGCATCTAACACTTTAATACCCGATAGTGTGTGAGACTCCTCTCAACTTGATTATCTTCCTCTTGGATCAATGAACTcccttcatcaacaactcttaggTCCCTCTAAGATAGAGAACTCCTTCTCTGAAGTTGAGTCTTAAGCTCCCCCTAATACTGTGAATCCCTTCTCTATCAGCAATGGCTTATACTCCCTCTAAGACCTTGAAACTCTTCAATGTGTTGCACTCAACGGATGAAGAACATGCACAACGAAATAGCGAGCAAACAAGCCAGAACACGATATAGAATAGTTCGACTAGAATACAGAAAAATATCTTGCTCAATTACACAAACTCAGCAACCCTAAATGGTCTACAACACTCACTTTAATTAAACGAATCCAATAAAGGAAATAAGTCCTTATTTGGAATAAGAAGTCGCACTTCAAAAAGGAATATATTGGCTTAAACATCATAGTCGGATATTTTCAGACATGGAAAAAATATTATGTAAGAAAATACTCTAATGTCACAACTGAATATTAATACTTTATTTGAGACATCTGCAAAACTATTATCTTAGAGAAATATAAAATCAACAAACCAGATCTCTAAGAAAGTTAGTATTCATACACGTTTTTAAGCAATTCTAGAACTTTGCATTTATAtactttatttaatttctaaCAAAAATATGTAACAAAACTATTCAACTTCTAATGTCGTCATTCGTCAATGTTCAATTTCTTACCTTCATCATTgtcgaattaaaaaaaaaaaaattggaacaatCTTTTCTGTGGgctgataatttttttttttcaaatattaaatatcctGAGAACCTAATTAGTCTTTAAAGTATCTAAAAAATTCAATAGACAAGTTTTgtaatcaaataataaattgCAATATctgtttttattttgggtttttGTGTCCAACATTATGTTTAAATACTTTAGTTCCtatacttttagttttgattcattatggttcattttggttcttatattttcaaattatttatttgagtccttatatttttaactttagttcattttagtcaatatcttttaaaaatgttcattttagtccatatatttttaagtttagttcattttggtccttatacttttaaaaagttatcattttggtctcttcattttcattatgaaaggataaaaatggtcacttttttaaaagtttgatgatcaaaatgaaccaaaattaaaagtataaaaatcaaaataaacattttaaagtataggaaccaaaatgaaccaaagttgaaaatatagggaccaaaatgaatattttgaaattaaagagaccaaaataaacaaaaaccaaaagtataaggaccaaaattTGAGCACCTCCTGTCTCTTATCTCAATAAATTGAATTATGTTTATCGATTCCTAATCTTTTCttgtttcaaaattattgttctctttttatattttagagTAAAGTCTTCctattaaataaaggaaaaatattaaataagagTTCTTGCAATTATGTTAGGGTTCAATTATATTCTCGATTAGGCTTGTTCAATAATCAATAGCGGTTGAGCTAACGTGATATATGTACTTGTTAGTTTGTATATTGATTGAAATGAAAGTCGTTTTAAGAAAATTCTTTTCGATTTATATTTTACTATTGCATGAActctataaattaaaataaatatatttattaagagTGTCGCATTAATTTGTATATATGACGTGGGTTAAATAATTAATGTAAACAAAAAAAGGAAGGGGGAAATTTGAATATCTATATTAattattgtcttttttttttctttttatcaacaAATGTAGAATTGTTGTTGAGGAAGTTTGGGCTCCATTAAATGCCATAAATCAAAGAATCTAATTTGTTACATAAGATGCATTGCATGAAGATAAAGTTGAGATTTCTTAgacatttctttattttttaataaatcattttcCGATTATTCCGTTTATTGTTGTATGCGTAATTTACAAGATCTATAAATATGTTCTCTTTTTAGTTATACATTAAATTTTCAGTAGACACGTGCTAACACGTGCCAATTCGGACTCTCATACCATTTTTACCTAaaaagaattattattattatttgaaagcAACAAAAAGAATTTAAGTTATATGTTTAagggtaaatatcaatttatatccttgAAGTTTGGgtgttatatcaatttaaatcttgaactaataattgtatccatTTAAACTTGAAATCCTCAATTTTATAAGTGTATCGTCTGAACTTTTGTAATGATATTAGTTTAAACCTTCTATtctgttttatttggatacacttatgaatatttagtatttaaattgatatatttatgaaaattcattatttaaatttatacacTAATGAAAGTTAAATTGATATAGTTATTAGTTTTGGggttaaattgatataaatattagtttggagattaaattgatataaatccGAAAggttagggtttaaattgataaatcctcaagtttaaagtttaaattgatataattcttagtttaattagggtttaaattgatatgatCCCCAAAGTGTAagtgtataaattgatatttacccaatttttaattaagaatttgTCACGtggtaaattttatttatttatttattagaaataaagaataaaatttaaaaaaaggaaaaaggaaaattgtttgtCCTCTTCCTTTGGATGGGAATGCAATCTAAATCCCACGGTTAATAAggaaatgatgaatttataaagGAGGATAACTATCTCCAATGCTATGAAACTTTTTGGGTGGTAccaagtggacaatatcatatcattaTAGAGATATTTGGAGCTCTGTCATCCCTAACCTCCTTAAAATCAATCAGGAAGGAAAATCCTGTAACCATTTTCTTGAAATCTCATCAAACATTCTACGACCACATTTTGAGATTGTTCAATGTATCGAACATATGAGTTGCAAACATTTGAGTACAATCTAAGATAACACCCAtgtgttttctttcttttcttttcttttttcataaaaatttgattgagtAAGTATGAATATGGACGTTTAATTTAAACTATAGATAAAAATACCCTTTTATTCTCTTTAATATAGTCAAATTCAAACTATAGataaaaataccattttattcTCTTTAATATAGTCCTTACTAgtagtttattattgattttttttataaaaaaaaataatattcttaCTGTCTACTAATATTTCCctataaattttagaaacaaattCACAATAGTTAAACATTTAGTGAGTGTTTGAGCTAGTAAATTTAAATACCACTCCTTGTTTGCCCATATAGTCTTAGGTTCCACTACTAAAAAAGCATCAATTTTATGCCTTATTAACTTCTTATGTTGTTGGCCCCAAAAATTTACAACTCTCGAGACTTCATAATTACTTAGAGTTTACAACTCTACTCTTTGCTCCAAACACAGTCTTAAAGTATTTATAACTTAAAACTTAGATATGTGTATACATAAACATATACAAGGGTAGAGTTGAgcaataacaatttttttccaaaaaaaaaaaaaaaaaggggaaaggAGTGATGAAAGTAATATAAAGAAAGTACTAAAAAGATATAGataaaacatattatattaaacttttacTGTGTAAGATCTTAACAACAACACTACCATAATTTCATAATTTCCTAACTTCATAATTCATTACATATAGTGAtttaaaaccctaattaactaaccAAGCAGATTTATCTTCAAACTGTTGGATTCATATTGTGGATAATATTGTTCTTTAAActtaactattttcatttttaatttcttcatAAAGTTTGAAGCAGCTTCAATCCACATATTCCCAACTTTCATTTCGAACTGCAAACCCAGTTCGTGATCAAACCAAAAGCCGCAAATCCAATCACGAGCCCATATCCAACCGCGTTATTGGATCCAAAATTCATTTTCGCCTTCAATTCTTCATAGCCATTCATAATCGCCAATCTGTTCTTGATCACAGCTTCGATCTGATAATCTTTCTGTTTCTCGTTCAAGAAATCGCCGACGATTCCTAAGCTCGGTTTCAGAACCGCATTCATCCACTCATCCGCCGCCTCTTCTCCGCTCTTTTCAAACACCGCCGTCGCGTCGACCCGGTGGAGTCCCCAACCGAGTTCATCACGGAGCCGGTGGATTTTTCCGAATTGACGAAGCGCGAGCTTACAAGTATTCTCCTTAATTTCATGAATTCCAGATTTCAATAAATCGTTCTTGTACGATTCTTCTTCGTTGTTCTTCTCTGCTTTGAAGTAACTGTCTAATTCCGGAGCGCCGATTGCGCGGCGGATTCCACGGCTGTAATCAGCGCCAGGAACGAACATGTCACGAACTTCTTCAACTAGCCCTAATTCCACCATTTGATCGACTCGTTTCCCGATGTACTTGTACAGAACGGGCAGAGCAACATCGATCcagaggaaacaacaatcgaaTCGTGAACGGAAATCCGTAATCGGATTCTCAACCAGTGCTTCAATGTAGTTGTTTGAACCTCCGACGATGATTGGAAGGCGTCCATGGCTAATAATGTCGGCAATTGAATCTTCGACGAGACGGCAGAACTCTCCGGCTGTTAAATCGGCGTCTGGATCGTCGATTACGCCGAGGAGATGGTGAGGAACGCCACGGCGATCGGATTCGGTGATTTTGTTGGTGATGATGTCGAGGCCTTTGTAGAACTGAATCTTGTCGGAGTTGATGATCTCTGACGGGAAGAAAGTGGCTAAATCGACGGAGAGTTTTGATTTTCCGGTAGCAGTGGAGCCCATAACGAACACGATTTTGTGCTTCTTGTTGCTTAGATACTCAACGCTGTCCTTCATGTTGTTGATTTAGCCTTAAATATTCACTAAATAACAAAATTGCCATATCCccaaaaaaattagaaaattaattaattattgatataaacatattcataaacttgattttataaataaaagtataCTTAAATTTTACATgtcaattataattaattaactttgtatcacatacatatatgtatatatatatatagtttgttATATGGTAACTTGTGATACTGAATTTGAGatgcattcaaatatttttcttattattttataatattttattatattagacatattttaatatatgaaaagatTAATGAGATTATAACTAcaaaatgaatttttgtttAATCCATTTGAAATATGAAAACATGCATGGAGAACAACTCTAAAATATTAGTGAAAATAGCTTAATTGTTAAGGTAATTATTtcagtttttttaatttaagttcaAATCTCTTCGCACCATTGTTCTACTACACATGagtattaaaatattttctaattgaaactataagttttttttgaaaatttaagccTAAAAAGATATTAAACGAAGGGTATACTagtgttttatttcaaaaaaataataataataagtttagtAAATTGGTGGTATATTAaaggataattgttttaaatctctattagtgatagaccaaAATAGATCGTGATAGTCTTCTATTACTAAGCAATAGACTATGATAGACTGCTATCACGCTTCTACCAATGAGCGGCCTCGATAGACTTGTATCAcagtgatagaagtttatcgtGATCTATTGCTCAATGATAAAGGTCTATTGTGATCTACACTTGTAGataatgacattttactatatttgtaaataaattggctcattttttctttatttggaaGCAATCCTATATGAAAAGGACAGActgaaaaaaaaggagaaatcaaaatactcatttttatttaaacacttttgatcaaaattaaaatatactGTTGTATCCAaaaactctaattttttttttaaatgacttattttttaaattaaacccttcaaaatgtattccaaacacatcTTTAGTCTATTCATATAAAATAAGTTGCATAGGGAGATAAATATATTTGCTAGAAATAGATTGTTGGTacatgtatttttaaaatttaaaataagacacatgcaaaaatagaaaaataataaataaaaaaacatatatagaaatatattgATATAACAGAGAGGAAGCACGTAACGCATATTGAACGCATGCAtggagaggaagaaaaaaaggtCTTAGTGATAATGACTTCATAATCTACTGAATATAATGAAATAcctttggaaaaaaataaataaagaaggtaatattctgtaaaaaaaaaatagtatcgCATCTTTCTCATATaccaaataatatattttaaaagaatatttaatatatatttagaaaaaaattaataacacaTTAATCGATCCTGTTCTAAAAATCAATGAATATGTACGATTGTTCACCTTTGCAATTGTTgaattatttctaaaaaaatggtTGAAAAATAGATTAATCATATAGTTGAACTCATGTATCTATGCATATAACGTAGAATAACTAAAAGtgacaaaaataaataagtgGTGCCATATAGTATGAACATAAAAGCTATGAtgattaaaaattcacaaaatcaGTAAATAATTTTGGAGAAGTGATgcaaattagagagaaaatttaaaaaccttAATGGTTTCCATATGCTTTTCTTAATCTAAGATGAACCAAAAGTGGATTACTAGGTCATTTCATTCCTTTTCCGTTCCAATCGTATGATCTTAATAACTTGTTTGAAGATCAAGTGGAGAAacagttattattattattatttgaaaataggGAGATCATACAAAATCTATCTCCACCCATGAGATCAAACCTAGAAAAAATCTAGGTCTCTTAATACACACATGAGTGCAATTAGAAACTCATTCCAAAACGTACTTTTAATCGGTTGATTCAATTTTTCAGAAGTAAAAAATCACACAAGTAATGATATGATGTGATTACGAACTAAAACCTTTCGAGAATTATGaaacatagaaaatattattttcaaggAAAAAACAAGTCTCTTGATCATTATCAAAGAGAAAAGCAAAGCAAGTTCTTGAATAATATTGAATGGAGatgaagaaagagagagagaggaccTGAAAATATGAGATCTCTTAGGGCAATTAAGCAAGTGATGAAAAATTTACTTCCACTGTTCCACTTTAAATAACAATCCACTCCCTATTTTTTTTAAGCAACTAacaaaaaatacattaaatttcaataaaccagacaaggaaaataaaaatatacaaaatctgGTCTAATATTACTTAACAAATATAAATCCATTGTCTTTCTCTCCTAATTCGTTGTACCATTTttatatctaaatatttaattcattgcCAAATATTTCTTCTCACACATATGGTAACATAATAAATGTTGCAATTTTTGTGAGTTCCCATATATTTTGGTATTATActcaggtttttttttttttttttttggtagtaCACTATATTCAGGGTATTAAACTttagggaaattatttcaaatggtaaaactattgaaaatatttacaagatatagcaaaatattttagatttctatccgtgtctatcaatgtcaatGAAAgcagcatctatcattgatatttctaaaattttactatattttataaatatgttggttcatttttctatactTAAAAACAACTCTTTACAAGTGATTAACAAAAAAGTcatcataaatttaattaattaatcaaagtaGTTAAAAGCTCGTCTTAGTTATTATTTATGTTAGTCCACTTAAAGCATgaacaaagtaagaaattttCATGCGAAAGAATAGTATAAGCATGAAGAAAATAAGATATTTTTCGTGCGAAAGGACAAGTTTTTTAAcatttccatatatatatagtctTCTGTTTCGGAAATTGGCAGAATTGAAAGAAAGATGAATTAAAGTACTTCTTAAATCGTTCATTAATTGATGAGGAATAGAGGGTTCTTTCCCTTCTTTTATCATCCTCGTTTGTTTTAAAATGCCTAGTCTATTAGAGTTTAGGGTTTaaggtttttcattttttgtccGAGTTATGATGAGGGTGCTACAAATGTATCAACCAAGTTGAAATATCCCAATACATCTATTGATTTCATGCTCCTCTATATATTGTTAAAAGAATGTCTAATCTATTAGAGTACTCATATTTGTAAAcatatattcaatttgaaactaataaaatagtttacattAGTAACTGGCAAAgctattataattttaattgatttatcaAAATGATATAAAGATAGAATTTGACCATCATCtagttttaattaataaattaaaaatagttaaaatttagatttttgtCAAGTCCACTTAAAACATGAACAAAGCAAAAGTAAGATATTTT comes from the Benincasa hispida cultivar B227 chromosome 5, ASM972705v1, whole genome shotgun sequence genome and includes:
- the LOC120078569 gene encoding adenylate isopentenyltransferase 5, chloroplastic-like, whose protein sequence is MKDSVEYLSNKKHKIVFVMGSTATGKSKLSVDLATFFPSEIINSDKIQFYKGLDIITNKITESDRRGVPHHLLGVIDDPDADLTAGEFCRLVEDSIADIISHGRLPIIVGGSNNYIEALVENPITDFRSRFDCCFLWIDVALPVLYKYIGKRVDQMVELGLVEEVRDMFVPGADYSRGIRRAIGAPELDSYFKAEKNNEEESYKNDLLKSGIHEIKENTCKLALRQFGKIHRLRDELGWGLHRVDATAVFEKSGEEAADEWMNAVLKPSLGIVGDFLNEKQKDYQIEAVIKNRLAIMNGYEELKAKMNFGSNNAVGYGLVIGFAAFGLITNWVCSSK